The Streptomyces europaeiscabiei genome window below encodes:
- a CDS encoding trypco2 family protein, whose protein sequence is MGDTEPVGLAEAIGTVRAELARAQAEGAASDWRFSVEQVSLEFAVQFHRSGEGGAGLRLGVVEARLGGSVSHDSTHRIQVDLKPLPGPGGHHHEVSREDPATPERPDPSAGSLSRD, encoded by the coding sequence ATGGGCGATACCGAACCGGTCGGTCTCGCGGAGGCCATCGGCACGGTCCGCGCGGAGCTGGCCAGGGCCCAGGCCGAAGGCGCGGCGAGCGACTGGCGATTCAGCGTGGAGCAGGTCAGCCTGGAGTTCGCGGTCCAGTTCCACCGGTCCGGCGAGGGCGGGGCGGGCCTGCGTCTGGGCGTGGTCGAGGCCCGCCTCGGCGGCTCGGTGAGCCACGACTCCACCCACCGCATCCAGGTCGACCTCAAACCCCTCCCCGGCCCCGGCGGCCACCACCACGAGGTGAGCCGCGAGGACCCCGCCACCCCCGAGCGCCCGGACCCATCGGCCGGCTCCCTCTCCCGCGACTAG